The Skermanella rosea sequence CCCTGGTCAGGAACTGGCAGGCCGCTTCGGCTGCCCAGCGCCGGGCCGGCATCCTGCCGTTTTCCGGCATCATTCGGGATCGCGAGAGGCTGGTCTGGAAGGAGATCGGTTGGGGCCGGCTGCTCCTGCCCCTCGCTTTATGGGCGGCGTTGCTTCTGTTCCATCCCGTTGTGATCGGCCCCGATCCTCTCGCCTATCTATTCTGATCCATTTCGCAACAGCAATATTGTCACAGCAAGAAATTTTCGAAAGCTTGATCGGCGTCAAGAATTGGCCGGGACCCTCCGGCATTATTGCGATCAAATCACTTGGAGATGATGATGAACTTGCTGCCCCACCCCCTCACCCCCGATATGCTGCTGGTCGATGTGATAACCGAGCACCCTGGGGCAATTGACAGGCTAACCGGCCTCAACCCAGCTTTCGCCGGTCTTCTGGACCAGCCCCGCAGGCACGCCATGGCCGGCCAGATTCGGCTTGGCGAGGCGGCGCGGGTCGCCGGCGTATCGTTCGAAGCCCTGTGCAGGGTGTTGCAAGGAGAGCTGCCCACATCCGAAATTGCTCACTTGCCTGGGACTGACCGTCCTGTTCCGATGGAGCGAAAGACCGTCGGCGACTGGTTCGTGCAGGCCGAACGCCTGTCCGCACCGCACCTGGATGTGCGGCCTCTCTTGGCATCAGGGCAGGATCCGTTCTCTCAGGTGATGTCCATGTCGGCCCGGGTGCCGGCAGGCGGCTTCATGGTGGTGGATGCTCCTTTCGATCCGGCTCCGCTGCGCCGGGTGCTCGCCGGGAAGGGCTTCACTTCGCAAGGACGTCAGGTCGGACCCACCCACTGGCGCATCTGCTGGCGCCGCGAAGATCCAACCGAGGCCGGCTCGGTGACCGACGAACCGATGCCACGGCACGGGCCCGAACCGTGGAATGCCGCCGACGGCACCCATCTCGACGTGCGGGGCCTGCAACCCCCGGAGCCGCTGACCCGGGTGCTCGACCTGATCGACCGGGGCGAAATCGACCGGCTGACTCTTCACCACGACCGCGAACCGGTCTTCCTCTATCCCATGCTGGGCGAGCGGGGCTGGTCATGCCTGTCGGTCGAGCATTTGCAGGGTGAAGTCCGGATTGAACTGGCGCGGGATGCGTGATGATCGCTCCAGGATCCAAGCTGCTGCCGGCATCCATTCCGTTCCGCTTTCTGGCGGCGGCCTTGCTGTTTCACCTCTTGGGCTGGACCGCGCTGGCAGCCGGGGCGCCGGTCGTGGCCGGTGCCGAGGGCGGGCTAGGCCTACCGGTCGCAGCCCTCCACCTGATCACGCTCGGCGTGCTGACCGTCACGGCCGTCGGAGCCGGGTTCCAGCTGCTGCCAGTGGCGATCCAGGCCGATTTGCCCGGCGTGTGGCCGTGCAGGATGACTGGGTGGTTGCTGCTCCCGGGGGTCGTGGTGCTGACCTGGGGCATGATGACGGCCGACCTGTGGCTGCTCGGCATAGGAGGAATTTCCGTCGCACTGGCCCTGCTAGTGTTCGCGGTGGTGGTTGGTATGGCTCTGCTCCGCACCGACCAAACCAATCCGCAGGTCCGGCTGGTCGTCCGCCACTTGTGGGCGGCACTGGCCTGCCTGATGGCATTGGCCGTCCTGGGTCTTGCCCTGCTCGGCGACTTCGCGCACGGCTACCTGGATGACCACCGAACCGTGGCCGTAATCCACCTGGCGGTCGCCTGCTACGGCTTCCTGGGCTTGCTGGCCGCCGGGTTCGTACAGGTGCTGGTTCCCATGTTCGCCCTGGTGGCGCCGCAACGTGAACGCCCAGCCACACTCGTACTTGCTCTTGCTGTCGCTGCCCTCATCCTGGCCGGCGCCGGAGCCCTCATCGGTGCGGCTTCCCTCGGTCTGGCCGCGGCGTGCCTTCATGTCCATGGCATGGCGGGATTGATGCGCCGGCGGAACCGCCGTGATCTCGGAACCTCATTCCTCCTCGTCCGACTTTCCTGGGCCATGCTGCCTGCCAGTCTTGTGCTGGGGCTGCTCCTGATTCTGGATCTTCTGCCGGCCTGGGGCCCTGGGCTGTTCGTGCTGACGCTGGTGGGCGGCTGGCTGCTCAGCCTCGTGCTCGGCATGCTCCAGCGGATTCTGCCGTTCCTGAGTGCTATCCACGCAGCAAGGGCCGGCCGACGCATTCCCAAGGTGTCCGAGCTTAGCGACAGTCCGCTCCTGCAGATCCAGGCAGCGTGCCACGTCGCCGCACTGGCAGCGGTCGGGATGGGAATGGTGCTCGATCTGGAGGTTTTGATCCGCGGAGGCGCCCTGACAGGAGCAGGGGGAGCCGTCGCCTTCATCATCTACGCGCTCGATCTTTACCTGCGGATCAGGGCTCTGCCCCAGGTCCGCCCCGTCGCGGCGAGAGGAAAAACCGCTCCTTGATCTTCAGCGGGTGATCGTGTTAGTTATGACGCGGAAGGCTATGGCGTGGCACTCGTGCAATCCCTCACTTTTCACGGGATTGGGAGTGTCGCTGGAGGCAGAGCCTGCTGCGAAAATTTCATCGATCCAGCAATGCCATTCGCGAAACCCCTCTCCCGTCAGTGGGCCAGCAGAACTGGGCAGTCGATCGGGTGATTGAGCATGTACCTCGTTGCTCCACCCAGGATTATTTCACGGAGGCGGCTATGACCGTATCCGCCCATTACCAATAATCCAGCATTCATTTCCATGGCTGTCGCGGCCAGCGCCTCGCCGACCGACCGGCCGTCCCGCTTGATGCTCAGAACCGAAGCTTCGACACCATGCCAGGCGAGATGCTTGACGAGACGTTCGGCGCGTGGGTGCTGATGTCGGGCGATTGCCGCAGGTGAAGGCGCCCTGCCCTCTTCCACGATCAGGATGGTAACCACGTCCGCGCGCGCGATGAAGTCCTGAGCGCCTGACACCGCCCGGGCCGCCGCCAAGCTGTCATCCCAGGCGATCACAACGGAACTGCTTAGCCTCGTCAGATCGCCTGCCCTCAGGAGTACGGGGCGCCCGGACTCGAACAGGGCAGCCTCAAATATTTCCAGGTTCGCGGACTTGTCGGTTGGACGGGACAGCAGCGTCAGATCAGCCGCACGGGCTTCCGCAACGAAAGCTCGCACCACTGATTGCGTGATCTGTCGCCATTCAGCCGTCACGCCCCCGGCTTCCGTGAGTCTGGTAGCGACCGGGACCGAAGCAGTGGCCGTGAACTCCTCGAATGTCCTTTTGGCCGCGGAGGCAATCGTGTCA is a genomic window containing:
- a CDS encoding DUF2249 domain-containing protein, which gives rise to MMMNLLPHPLTPDMLLVDVITEHPGAIDRLTGLNPAFAGLLDQPRRHAMAGQIRLGEAARVAGVSFEALCRVLQGELPTSEIAHLPGTDRPVPMERKTVGDWFVQAERLSAPHLDVRPLLASGQDPFSQVMSMSARVPAGGFMVVDAPFDPAPLRRVLAGKGFTSQGRQVGPTHWRICWRREDPTEAGSVTDEPMPRHGPEPWNAADGTHLDVRGLQPPEPLTRVLDLIDRGEIDRLTLHHDREPVFLYPMLGERGWSCLSVEHLQGEVRIELARDA
- a CDS encoding universal stress protein, with translation MIKHVLVPSNGLEANLLEDAFKLATPLSAHVDVLHVGWEPRQEMPLYDKGFSPDTLDTMLRKAQCEADTIASAAKRTFEEFTATASVPVATRLTEAGGVTAEWRQITQSVVRAFVAEARAADLTLLSRPTDKSANLEIFEAALFESGRPVLLRAGDLTRLSSSVVIAWDDSLAAARAVSGAQDFIARADVVTILIVEEGRAPSPAAIARHQHPRAERLVKHLAWHGVEASVLSIKRDGRSVGEALAATAMEMNAGLLVMGGYGHSRLREIILGGATRYMLNHPIDCPVLLAH